From Coffea arabica cultivar ET-39 chromosome 9c, Coffea Arabica ET-39 HiFi, whole genome shotgun sequence, one genomic window encodes:
- the LOC113708707 gene encoding uncharacterized protein isoform X2 — translation MDLCKEIQVQNAAGHFVTPTGLKKRSGRKTKKVLRSWVDRFHRQKKNSRLSEASTPEMSSESYQPIQSQASSKCLSSNNSVPSFSESNFVSSPVIHSDIQYCRMPGETGITSQILSAHNIRIQDRNNLPLLLPNDPVSKTKYTSFTEFLMTSIVASVERLKSRTLMQLSDEEVQLPTI, via the exons ATGGATCTATGTAAGGAAATACAGGTACAGAATGCAGCTGGTCACTTTGTGACTCCAACTGGTTTGAAGAAACGAAGTGGCAGAAAAACTAAGAAAGTATTGCGTAGTTGGGTGGACAGGTTTCATAGGCAAAAGAAGAACTCTAGATTGTCTGAGGCAAGCACTCCTGAGATG TCATCAGAATCCTATCAACCTATCCAAAGCCAAGCATCAAGCAAATGTTTGTCATCGAATAATTCTGTGCCA TCATTCAGTGAATCAAATTTTGTATCATCCCCAGTTATTCACTCAGATATACAATATTGTAGGATG CCCGGTGAAACTGGAATCACTTCTCAAATACTGAGTGCTCATAATATCCGTATTCAAGATCGTAACAATCTCCCACTTTTGCTTCCCAACGATCCTGTGAGCAAGACAAAGTACACAAGTTTCACCGAATTCTTAATG ACCTCCATTGTGGCCTCTGTGGAAAGGTTAAAGAGCAGGACTCTCATGCAATTAAGCGATGAAGAAGTGCAACTACCTACGATATAA
- the LOC113708707 gene encoding uncharacterized protein isoform X3 has protein sequence MYSASMDLCKEIQVQNAAGHFVTPTGLKKRSGRKTKKVLRSWVDRFHRQKKNSRLSEASTPEMSSESYQPIQSQASSKCLSSNNSVPPGETGITSQILSAHNIRIQDRNNLPLLLPNDPVSKTKYTSFTEFLMTSIVASVERLKSRTLMQLSDEEVQLPTI, from the exons ATGTATAGTGCATCAATGGATCTATGTAAGGAAATACAGGTACAGAATGCAGCTGGTCACTTTGTGACTCCAACTGGTTTGAAGAAACGAAGTGGCAGAAAAACTAAGAAAGTATTGCGTAGTTGGGTGGACAGGTTTCATAGGCAAAAGAAGAACTCTAGATTGTCTGAGGCAAGCACTCCTGAGATG TCATCAGAATCCTATCAACCTATCCAAAGCCAAGCATCAAGCAAATGTTTGTCATCGAATAATTCTGTGCCA CCCGGTGAAACTGGAATCACTTCTCAAATACTGAGTGCTCATAATATCCGTATTCAAGATCGTAACAATCTCCCACTTTTGCTTCCCAACGATCCTGTGAGCAAGACAAAGTACACAAGTTTCACCGAATTCTTAATG ACCTCCATTGTGGCCTCTGTGGAAAGGTTAAAGAGCAGGACTCTCATGCAATTAAGCGATGAAGAAGTGCAACTACCTACGATATAA
- the LOC113708707 gene encoding uncharacterized protein isoform X1: MYSASMDLCKEIQVQNAAGHFVTPTGLKKRSGRKTKKVLRSWVDRFHRQKKNSRLSEASTPEMSSESYQPIQSQASSKCLSSNNSVPSFSESNFVSSPVIHSDIQYCRMPGETGITSQILSAHNIRIQDRNNLPLLLPNDPVSKTKYTSFTEFLMTSIVASVERLKSRTLMQLSDEEVQLPTI; the protein is encoded by the exons ATGTATAGTGCATCAATGGATCTATGTAAGGAAATACAGGTACAGAATGCAGCTGGTCACTTTGTGACTCCAACTGGTTTGAAGAAACGAAGTGGCAGAAAAACTAAGAAAGTATTGCGTAGTTGGGTGGACAGGTTTCATAGGCAAAAGAAGAACTCTAGATTGTCTGAGGCAAGCACTCCTGAGATG TCATCAGAATCCTATCAACCTATCCAAAGCCAAGCATCAAGCAAATGTTTGTCATCGAATAATTCTGTGCCA TCATTCAGTGAATCAAATTTTGTATCATCCCCAGTTATTCACTCAGATATACAATATTGTAGGATG CCCGGTGAAACTGGAATCACTTCTCAAATACTGAGTGCTCATAATATCCGTATTCAAGATCGTAACAATCTCCCACTTTTGCTTCCCAACGATCCTGTGAGCAAGACAAAGTACACAAGTTTCACCGAATTCTTAATG ACCTCCATTGTGGCCTCTGTGGAAAGGTTAAAGAGCAGGACTCTCATGCAATTAAGCGATGAAGAAGTGCAACTACCTACGATATAA